Part of the Hyalangium gracile genome is shown below.
GTAGGAGAGGTAGCCAATTTCGTCGATGACGAGCAGCCCGGCTTGAGAGCAGTAGTGCTTGAGCCTTCTGTCCAGCGCGCGAGCCGAGTCCTGGCAGCCGAGATCCAACAGCAGCTGGCTGGCGGTGGTGAAGAGGACGGAGTGGCCAGCCTGCACCGCGTTGTAGGCGATGTTCTGGGCAATCATGGTTTTGCCCAGGCCTTGAGGGGCGACGAGGACGACGTTGGCGGGGCGGGCGATGAAGTCCAATTGGAGAGCGCTGTCGACGGCGGCCCTGTCAATGCGCTTGGGCCAGCCCCAGTCGAAGCTGGCCATGGGAGTGAGCGCGCCCAGGCGGCTGTGGGCCAGGCGCCGCTCCACGCTGCGGCGAGCCTTGTCCTGGGATTCCTGGTCGGCGATGGCCTCCAAGAGTTCGGTGGGCCCCCATCTGCGTTTGGTGGCCGTGGCGATCAGGTCGTCCAGCGTGTCGCTGGTATGACGCAGGCCCAGAGAGGTGAGGCGTTCCTTCAAAGGCTTCATGGGGTGTGCTCCTGCTGCTGGCCCTTGAGCAGGGCGTCATAGTCGGTGAGGGAGTGCTGGGAGACGCGCTGCTCGCGGACGCGCGCGTCGTCGGGCAGGATGACGGGCAGTGGAGGGGGAGCGCCTTTGAGCCGGGTCCGCATGTCCAGCACGTGGGCTACGGAGGTGGGCGAGAGCGCCCCGCGTGCCAGCGTTTCAGCGATGGCGGACTCCAGTTCGGCGGCACCGTAGCGCTCCAGCAGGGACAGGAGCCGAGCGGTATGGTTGCCCAGGTTGTCGCCCCGCGCCGCCAACAGGTTGAGCAGCACGTCGGCGCGCGGGCAGCG
Proteins encoded:
- the istB gene encoding IS21-like element helper ATPase IstB; amino-acid sequence: MKPLKERLTSLGLRHTSDTLDDLIATATKRRWGPTELLEAIADQESQDKARRSVERRLAHSRLGALTPMASFDWGWPKRIDRAAVDSALQLDFIARPANVVLVAPQGLGKTMIAQNIAYNAVQAGHSVLFTTASQLLLDLGCQDSARALDRRLKHYCSQAGLLVIDEIGYLSYDARSADLLFQVVSRRYEKKPIVLTTNLPFSEWPSIFPNAACAVALIDRVIHHASIISIEGDSYRRRVAEESRAERKAKKS